A segment of the Nitrospirota bacterium genome:
TTGTATTGCTTGGGCATATCAACCGCCTTGAGTTGAATAAAACCCTTGCCGCCTGCTCGCGCCCGTTCAACAATACCTGTGTACTCGCTTTCGCCAAGCTCAATGGTCAATTTGTCGGCATAGCCGACCGGATGTTGCGCCCCCCAGTCGTAGCAACACATGCCGGCACGCCCGTCGTAAGTGATGAGTAGGCGCTGGTACGGTTGTTCGCATGGCAGTCGTCCGGTGGCGACGAACAGCTTGTCGTCCTTGTCGCGAAAAAATGGCGTGTCGGACGAGAGATTCCTGCCAGCGAGGGCCTTCCCGAGTCTCTGACGCGTGGGTTCGTCGAGCCCAGACAGTTTCCCCCCACGCTCCGTATACTGCTTCACTGACACGTCATCGACACAGTCCTCGAACAGGAGATAGAAGTTGTCGCGCTCGGTGAAGGTTTCCTCGGTCAGGATCATCTGGATCTTAGTGCGAGGAAATACCGCTCCCTTAGCAGCACGAATATTAGCAAACCGGCGGATGTTGCAGTAGACGTCGTCGAAACTGTTCTCTTTGAAGCGGCCGGGACGCATTCGCTCATAGCTTGCCTTTGAGCCTCCATCAAACGAGTAGATGATGAGGTCCAGGCCTGCATCAATGAGCGCTTCTGCTGTTTTCTCGTCCAAACAGGTGGCGTTGGTATTGATGATGGTCTCAAGGATGCCACGCCGTTTCGCATGAGCAATCAGCTCGGGCAGGCGCGGGTGGAGCAGTGGCTCTCCCCGCCAGTTGAATTTCATGGAGGGCACCCCGAGATCGGCAGCTTGATCGATCAGGCGAAACGCCAGCTCGTCAGCCATGATCTTGTCAGGGGTAGCAATGAATTGGCGGTAACAGAACGGGCAAGCCAAATCGCATAAGGCGGCGACTTCGATGTCAACGCACAAAGGGGGAATGCCCGCATCGATGAAGCTGCTCCCTGTCAATTTTTGCTCGACGGCACGACGCGGTAGATCTCGCCAGGACTCGCGATACCATCGGAAACGGTCCCGGAATTCTTGTAACAGGCGCCCATCTAGATCACCACCGCGAAGGGCTCGAGCGTGAATGTACGCCCGATTGGTATCCATATGGTCGAGCATGTGTTTGAGCCGTTGCGCTTCGCCATCCGCACGACTTTGTATGGCATCTAAACGTCCAGTTGTAGGGTTCATATGAGCAATATTCTCAGCTAGCGAGACGTGGATTGTGAAGAGGCAGTCCTTGGATCGCGTCGGCAATCAACTGTTGCAGGAAATGGTGCGTTGGGGCAGCCGGGTTGTATCCAATGAGATATTGGGGCCATCTGCCGGCTTGCCTTGAATACTCGTCATCGCTCATTTTCAACAGACGCAAGAGCTGCGCTTCGAAGGCTTCATAGTCGGGAGTGTTTAGTTTCCAGGGGCCTTCTACAGGAAAGTCATACTGAGGATCGCCGGTGAAGTTGCATGACATCACCCGATTCCCGCGGCCAAAACCTTCGTGGAGCAGAGTTGTGTGCTGTGCTAACGAAACTCGACTTTGGTCCACCAACGCGTAACTGGTGTATTCCCCCGGGGCATTGGGAATGACTTCTGCCTGGGCACCGATGTGTTCGTGAAACCAGTTCTTCTCCCATTCAAATAGGCGCGCGTTCGTTTCAGGATGACGCCGGGCAGCAATACACAATGTGGTGCCATGGGTCGCGCAAAATCGCTTGAGATGCTGGGCTAAGAGGGTAAGGCTTCGCATCGTCTGGGGATAAACCTTGTAGTGCTGGGGCTTAATTTGAGAAATCAGGCAGAGATCAAAACGCTTGATAGCAGGCGGTCTGGGTTGCCGTTCCCGATAATAAGCATCTCGCAAGGAGCCAATCGGATAGAAATAGTCCACCTGCGCTCCATGCCTCTTGTACTGATCAACATCATGCTGCCCAAGGCAGGCAAATTCAGAATGATAAACCTGGGATGTGCCCTTGGGGTTGTCTCGCGTCAGCATTCTTACTCCATTTTGAATGGCAAGAAACCGAGGCCCCTTATTTTTATGGTGGCGTGCCAAACGCTGGAAAAGCAAGCTATTATCAACGAAAGTGATCACGATGCTTGGACGAATGCTTCGAACTAATGCTGTGATATACCCAACCAACACCCTTCGAGTTAGCAGTGAATAATAAATAGTCCTCAGCATTACCGATATAGTGATGTGACCACCCAGCTTCTTGGGCTCAATACAGGCATAGGAGGCATTCCGGAACAATGGTGCAAACAATTCCGAAATATCATGGCCGCCACTGTCGACAACGAGAATAGAAACCTGTTCAGGAGCCGAAAACTTAATGTCCATATCTGGCCGCAATGTTACAGATAAGTGGCGGCTATTTTCGGACAGCAAAAATACGCAAATCAACTTTTCCGCGATGCGTCCCGGCGTAGCCGATGTCAAGAATGGCGAAATCCGTTTCGGCAAACCGAGCCTGCATAAACTTCTTCGAGAACAGATAATTATGGGGGCTCATGAAACGATCGTGATCAGCAGGTAGCGCAACAATATCTTCCGTGGAGGGCGTCTCAATATATAGATAGGCATTGGGCCGCATATTGCGGTTCAAGGCTGAGATGAATGTCCAAGGCTGCTCCGTATGCTCCAATACATGGATACAAGATACGAGATCATATCCCGAAAGATCAAAACCATCATACGGCTTATTCAACACCTCAGTGTCGTTTCTGCTGGACGCGACTATTGCAAAGTCTGTTGTTGGCTCTATGCCGAAGACGCTAATTCCAGGATTACTCGCGTGTAGCTTATACATGAATGCACCAACCCCGCAACCGATGTCGACAGCTGTCCTTACAGATTTTCCTCTAATGAGACTGTTCAGATGGCTGATTTTTGCGTCCAGCTCACTTTCTGCAGCAGGAATGCCAATCACCTTGTTGAAATATTCGTCCGCAGTATTTTTCTTCAAGATGTGATTGCGATAAGCGGATTGGTAGAGAGCGGAGGCCTCCACAGCCGTAAATGTCTGGTTCCGATACGTCAGTCCGCAGCTTGAACACTCATAGTAGCAAACAGGAGGAGGGAACGTGACCCCGATTAGCGTTGAATAGGTATCAAGCTCAGGATTCAATACCTCCAAGACAACTTCGTACTGCAGACTATTGCAGTAAGGGCATGCATCAAATTTGCTTGGCATAATCTGGAACTGTTTATGTAAGTAGAGAGACGGAAACCTATGGTTTTTGAAAGAATGCGTCGATCAGCTAGCGCATATAGCTATACGGGCTAGCTCCGTGAAATCAAAATATGGTTGTAACCCTTGGCACTGTCCTGAGGCAGGAGAGCAGAAAGGTCCTCAATCTTGGCGCCGTCCAGGGTAGAAGCCAGCCACTGGGGGAACGAGTCATGGAAGGCAAACAGGTGCTGTTTTCCCGCCATAGACGCATGATGATTGACAACAACTACGTTGCGGGCGAGTCGAAGACTATCTCGCAAAACTTCTGTGGGTGCGTTGGTATGGTCAAGCATGTTGAATATGCCTAGCAGATCAAACTCGGCTTCTGCGCCATCAGTAAGCAACCTGAGCTTTTCATCGAACGGCAGGACATCGGCTCCAAGGATCCGACTGCTATAGTAACTGCAACTTCCACCGTACCGAACGCAGTTGTTGCCCCAATGTTTGGTTGTTTCCTGAGTGAACAATGTCCGTTTCGCAGGCAGGGGATGGCGGGAGGTAAAAGACTGGCCCTTACCATTTCGCCCGGTTTCCTTCATTAAGCGAATTCGGTGATAGCCTGCAGTCAGCCAACCGGCAAAGCGCTGCATTCCATTGAATATGCGAGGGCTTGTTGTCCAACGGACGTCGGGAGAGCGTGTTATGGCTTCAGAAAAGAGGGCAATCCTTTTTTCCGGGGAAACTTCCATCCCTCTAAACAAAAGAAGGAAACCCTGGAATGGACAACCATATTCGGCATATCTGGCAATCTGACCAATCTTGCCTTCCAGTAATTGATAGAGCCTCCGGTTTGCGGCCTCGACGGTATTAGGGGAAGGGCTGCTGACCCAATGTTCGAAATTGCCCCATCCGGCCATGTGGTCCGGTGCACCTTCGGTGAAAATATAAGAGGCGGTTTCACCGCTGATCCAAGGGTCGCAGTAATAACTGTGGCACTTGTCACATTGGAAGACCTTGATTGCTTCCAATACCTGCTCAATGGTGAGCCCCAGCTTATAGGCCGCAAACTTCAGATAGTGGCGCCCACTGTCTTTACGGACGGAAGCGATCCCATCACTGGCTTCCTGCCGACTATCGCTACCGCAAACCGGACAGCTCGTTACGTCAATGATCCCCATTGACTTCACTCTATATCCCTACCAGACAACGGTATCTCTCGCGTCGAATGAATGATTGCCGTTGCTTGTCTTATGTTTATCATCACCGCGCCTTCATCGCCCTAAAGGTCTCGTTTTCCTCCATCAATTCGTCATGGCGGCCTTGCCCCACCACTCGACCATGTCGCAGCAAGTAAATCTGGTCACACTCGCGTACGGTGGTGAGGCGATGGGCGATGAGAATAATAGTAACCTTCTTCCCTAGGTTGTGAACCGCATCCATTACGGCCTGTTCCGTAAGGTTGTCCAGCGCGCTGGTAGCTTCATCAAGAATCAGCACCTGCGGGTTGTTATACAGAGCACGGGCAATGCCGATCCGTTGACGTTGACCACCCGATAGACGCACGCCCCGCTCACCGACAGTGGTTGCGTAGCCATGGGGCAATTCATTGGTTACGAAGTCGTGCAGGTTGGCGATGCGAGCGGCGTTCGCTACGGCGTTTTGATCGATCTGCTCAGGCGCCACACCAAAGGCGATATTGGCCGCTACTGTGTCATCGGCCAGATAGATATGTTGAGGCACATAGCCAATAACGCGCTGCCACTGGCGACGGTTCTCTGGACCAATCACCGTGCCGTCGACGGCCAGGGTGCCACTGCTGGGATCCAGCAGGCCCAGGATCAGGTCCACAGTGGTGGTCTTGCCGCTGCCGGTGGTCCCCACCAGACCAATGGTGCTGCGCGCCGGGATGGTGATGTTGAGATCCACCAGAGCAGGCTGTGCGGCATTGGGGTAGGTGTAGGTGATCTCTTTAAGCGTGATGGCCTGGTTCAGTATGAACTGTGCAACCTGAACATACGAGGGCTGTTTCGGCGCGAGGGCTATAAGGTCAGCATGCAGGGCGTTGAGGCTCGGCCCGGCGAAACGCAAGGCCGTGATGCTCACATAGATTTGCTGCAGAGCTGGCATCAACCGGTAACCGGCAAAGGCGTACAACGCAATGATGGGCAATGCCTTCGCAATACCGCCTGTGCCCGCCATAATATACAGCACGACCAGCACCATGCTGCCAAAGGCCAGAGCCTCTAGCACAAACCGCGGCAGTTGGGCGATGATTTGGCTAGAGGCTTGATGCCCGGCGAAAATCTTCGCCGGACGAGCGAAACGTTGGATATACGATTCTTCGAGACCGCCCACCTTGATTTCCTTGATGCCGCCAAAGGCCTCACTCACTACGGTGAAGCGCATCTTATTGGCCTCTAAACACTCGGAACCGATGCGCGACAGATAGCCGCGCATGAGCTTAAGGATGACCCCATAGGCCAAACCCAACACCCCCCCTACAACCAAAGCCAGCCACGGGTCTGCCGCGAGCAGCAGCATCAGAAGCATGAGCACCACTGCACTCTGTGCCACTAGTTGCATCATCGGTATCATCGCGCCGCCAATAACCTTGTTTACCTCCGACAACACCGTCTTGCCCAAATCCGCGCTGTGACGATTCAAGAACCAGGCGTACGGCTGGTTCAGGTAGCCCGCCACCAACCTTCGGCCGATGCTGTATTCACGCATCATGGTAAAGCGCAATTGGACGTAGGTGACCAATGCCTTGAAAGTGATAGAAACCAACAGGGCCATAAAAACCATCACACCCGTAAAGTGCAGAAAGGCCTGACGGTCCGTAAAGCCGAACATGTCGTAGATGCGCGCGAGAATCGCGTTTGTCTCGATCACTTCCGGGTTGGCCAGCACCGCCATAAAAGGCACGATCGACGCCACGCCGCCCACTTCGAGGAACGCCATGACCAGGATCATGCCCAGCAGTAGAACCGCGCGGCGGCGTTCATGGGGCGCCAGGAGATCGAGGAGTTTTCTGAAGGTCTTAATCATTGCGACCCTGAGCTTGCTTCATTCAGCAGAAAGTATGTATTTCTGACCGTACCGCACGCGTCGTGAGAGGCAATCTACGGGATAATAACGAAACGCGCCTCTGTCACCCACCCTCGCAATGTTGCATGGGGACTGCCTCTGTATGCCACTACGCTGGCACCGAATCCCGCACATCGATCTCCACCGCCGCCTGCTGAATCAACCGACACCAAACTATACGCCTGGACACTTTTCTTTTTGGAAAAGATCTCGTGCACTCCCAGAAGCGGCTCTTGCACAACCTCCACTATGATGCTTCTGGAGATATGCGTGTGAGTCGTATAGCCGCGCACTGGTCATCAGAGTCCTGAGTGCCGCAATCTCCGCGTCCATCATCGGCTCATGCGCTCAACTGTTTAGAAATCCCCTCGGGTAGATCCCTTCTCCAGCACGACGAGCAGTCGAAAGGCGAGATATCGACTCAATACGCCCAGGAGACGTTCAAGAGCTAGAAGGGGAAGTGCCATCCACGTCGACATCAAAGAAGGATGATCAAAACCGCCGCTAAGCGGATAGGCGAAGAAGGCTAGGCGATGGTGGCGGAGTTTTCTCAAGCTTGGATACAACTCGTGAAAACGCCTGCTCGATCGCTCAAATAGAATCGTCGCAATGGCCTGGTTCGCGTCAAATGGTTTTCGTCCAGCCTTCATAGGGCTCAATGTAAGAGGATCTTGACTGAAATCCACCGGCTCTGGATGCAGGAAATGGTAGACGGGCCAAGAGCAGACCGAGATATATGGGTCCATAATGATGATGCGGCCGCCAGGCTGCAGTATGCGGAGTGCCTCATCGAAGAAGTACCGAATGTTTTCAAGATGGTGCATGGTGTCAACTAGCACGATATTGGCAAAACTGCCGCTTGTGAATGGGAGCCGCTGCGCATCCACGACCGCGTCTAACCACGGCAAGCTAACGATATCGGTACAGACCACGGACGGGGCAAACTCCTTGAGATTCCCTGTCCCACCGCCGACTTCGAGCGTTCGCCCCGGCTGAAGCCATCCGGCGATCTCTCGATACCATTCCCCGTAAAGCATCCGAAGCAGGGGCTTTTCCTGCCAGACCATCTGGTGTCGCCGTAAAATCTCATCGGACATTACACAGCCTTCAGCCGGAAGAAACCATACACCGTCATCTTCAGCAGGAGCCACCCATGCGTGAAGCGATGGATATTAGTAGTCCCGTAGGTTCGCTCCTGGTAACGGATGGGCACTTCGAGAATCTTGAGATTGAGCTTGGACGCCCCGAACAGCAGATCGAAATCACCGAAGGGATCGAACTCGCCGAAATATGATCGATTCGCGACAATGCGTTCGTAGTCTCTCCGGAACAATACTTTCGTTCCACAGAGCGTGTCCTTAATCCGTTCACCGAGTAACCAGGAAAACGCCATGCTGAAAAACTTATTCCCCAACAGATTCAGATAGCGCATGGCTTCGTGTTCCATGGGATAGACCAGTCGGCTTCCATTGATGAACTCCCCCTTGCCGCTCGTAATCGCCTCATAGAATTTAGGGAGGTCTTCCGGAGGCATCGTGAGATCCGCATCGAGAATCATGAGAATGTCCCCCGTGGCATGCGTAAAGCCCTTGCGCACGGCGTCGCCCTTGCCCTTTCCATCTTGCACGAGCAACGTGATGTCTTTCTCAGGATATTGCGCGATCACCCGCTGAATCTCATCGGGAGTTCCATCCGTCGAATGGCCATCGACGAAGATAACCTCTTGATGACGGCCAAAAGAGGGAAGACGCGCGACAGCCGCCTCGATGTTCCCTTTCTCATTGCGGCAGGGAATCACGACCGTCACCGTCTGCGGTTCATGCGCAGCCACGGTGCGCATCCGGGCCACCATATAGTGACAGAGACACAGATGAGTCAGTCCTGGGAAATAGGCCAGAAATCGATTCGCGATGCTCGAAAGAATCGGGATGCCCAGAGGCATCAACAGACGCCGTTCCGCCTTCACGACCTCAAAGTCGGCCAGCCGGAGAAGATTTCTGATATCCGCTGGCGAAAGCCAGCTTTGCTCCTCTTGCGGCATTTTCAGGTCTACCTGCTCCAGCAATCTGAGGACGGGCTCCCACAAGAAATTGTAGTACGCAATGACAATGCGAGTCGTGGGAGTACAACAGCGACGGAGCTGCTTCAATGTCGCTTCAACGTCGAGCACATGTCCGACGAGATCGACGAGCAGAATGACGTCGAATGTCTCATCAAGTGCCAGCGCTTCTCCATCTCCGACCAGAAATTCCAATTCCGGGTGGCGCCTGGTGGCTTCCCTGACCATGGCCTCACTGAGATCAATCCCTAATCCACGCTGTGGTTTGAGCGCCGCAAGCTGGTCACCCAACCCACATCCAATTTCCAACACCCTCAGGCCCTCCGGTATCAAAAACCGGAGGTAGCGTCGCTGATCGTTGTAATAGCAGGATGCCCGCCATTGCCACGATTCTCGTTCAGACGCTAAGCGGTCGAATCGATCCCGAATGGCCTGCTTCTTGAGCATCGCTCTCTGGCCGAGAGACTGTGAAGGGGAAAGCTGCGGGGATACAGCGACTGAGTTCATTATGCAACGGCTAAATGTCGCGAAAGGAGCATACAATCGTGGAACAGACGCCTAGGCCGGCACCACATCGTTCACATCGATCTCTACTGCTGCGGCTTGCTGAATGAGGCGAACACCCAATACCAAGCGGTGGTGCTTTTCTTTACGCAAGAGAATTCCGCGAACCCCTTGCAACGGACCTCGAATTACTTCCACCTGCATGCCCTCGTGCAGATACGGATGCGAATCATACGGCAGCACACTGGTCATGAGAATTCTGAGCGCCGCAATCTCCTCGTCCTCGATCGGTTCCGGACAATGGCTGGCACCGACAATATCAACCACACCGATCGTCTTCAACACCGGCAGCTTTTGGTCAGATGCAAAGCGGACAAAGCAGTATCCAGAAAAGAGAGGAACCTCGACCTCTTTTTTCCGATCCTTCCATTGGCTCAGTCGCTTGACCGTCGGCAATAACGGCTCAATCCCCTGATTCGCAAGCTGGTCGCGCACGATCTTTTCATGACGAGATCGCGTCCGCAATGCATACCAACGTGACTGCGACTGAGGTCCGAGCACAGCTCCGCCCTTTCACTTACAGATCCAGATCGCACGTACCGCACACATTTCCGCCGCGCACGAACGCGGCCTGGGCTTATACCCGTAGGCCGAGGCTCAACACCTTTTCTCGAAGCACGCCCGACTGGACTAACTGCTCTTCACAGGCTGACGCATGCTCGAGATCCGTAATCAAGACCCAATCAAATTGCCATCGACTCACCTGGTCAGGTGAAGAAACGGGGCAAGACAGAAACGACTCACGCGCGCTTCCGTCAATAAATCCTACACAATCAATATTCATCTCTCGAAGCGACAGATAGGCCAATTCGGCTAATTCAGTCGTTCCGTAGATCACCACCCGCTGACCATGCGAGCCGTCGAGCCTGGACATCATCTCTTTAAGCCGAGCACGCATGTCTCGGTAGTACGAGAGAGAGTGCTGCATATAGAGATAGGTCAGTCGAGACTTTTCTGCGAGTCCTTGCGGGGTCAACAGATACTGAATGCGGTTGCGAGGGATGGTGGTGATCTTGATGCAGCCCTTGCGAGCGAGACGCTTGAGATACAGATTCGTCAGGCCAAGCGCCACACCAAGTTTCGTCGAGAGTGATCGCTGCGTCACGCCAGCGTCGCGCTCGACTTCTGAGAGCAAAAGGAGATCCCGTTGACCTTGTACGTTCATGAGCACAACCCCAACAGAGCGTTGCGTTCACGATATGAACATACAAGCCATTGTGAGTCAAGAGAAATTATCGCACTGAGGCCCACGGAGGGTCGTGGGTGAAACTGGCGACACTGGATACTTATTTAGACCAGACTGCAGCTTTGGAGAAGAGAGGCCTCCGAAAGCGCTTCATCGGGCAGGCACAATCTACCGTCGACTCGAACGGGCTGCGGGCATATGTCAACAACCCGATCGTCATCTTATCCATCACATTTCTCGATCAGCGTATGCCCATAGCGAAATCGTTCGTACCGCTTGATCCATTTGTTCCTGATATTGGTCCAGCGCCGTGCAGCCCAATTGCCACGCACGGTTCGATTCCACTTCTTTTTGAAATGGGCAAGATTTTCGGCGGGGTACACCTTGGTCTCGGATCGCTTGATGGCATCCTGCGTCACCATGCTGAAATGATGAATGAGGACCGATCCCGTCATACCGACCGAAAACCCCGCTGCCTGCGCGCGCCAAAAAAAGTCGATGTCTTCGCAGCCCCCATAGGCAAAGGCCTCGTCGAACAAACCGACACGATCAAATACCTCACGTTTGATTACCAGACAGGCTCCATATAACTCTGCCCGCGTGGCGTCCTTGCATGATCGCGTAAATTCGATGGCATAGGCGTTCAAATCGTAATTCAGGTGCCCCTCGCGTGCCGCAGGGCTGACAATCCCGTGATCCGCCTGCTCCATAAATTCCAGCAGGCCTTCGATCCAGCCCTTCGTCACAACGATATCGTTGTTCAGAATACCGATAACCTCGCCGTGGCTGGCGCGCACGCCCTGATTCCACGCCTTGGCGCAGCCGAGGTTCTGTTGATTCGTGATCACCGTCGCCTTCACGTCGCGCAGAAACTCCTGCGTTCCATCGGTCGAGGCATTGTCCACGATGATGAGTTCATAGGGTTGCTCCGTGCAACGCGCGATGGATTCGAGACATTGCCTCGTATAGTCCAACTGGTTATACACGGGGATCACAAGACTAATTTTTTTCATCGCGTTCCCTATAAAGCGTTCCGGCATATCTCCAAGAACTGCGCGGCGCGCGGTTCACAGGCATGAAATTTCAGCAGATGGGCGTGCCCTGCACCTGCAATGGCTTCCCGCTCGGCATCGTGGGAGGCATAGTATCGGACCAACGTCTGCAAATCACTCAAATCGGGTTGGCAAAAGACGGCATGTGTACGATGCTCGTAGTTATGCGGAATCACAATGTCAGGTTTCTCGGATAGCAGAAAAGTTCCACTGGCGACGATCTCCCAATAGCGCAACGTATCGAACCCTCCTCCCCGTATCGAGACGGCCACCTTCGATCTCGCCAGGGTGCGATAATAGTCCTCCGGCGAGAGTTTTCGTCGCTGGATTTCCTCCGGCACCGTAGAAGGATCCCTGATCTTGGCGATCAATCGCTTCAGGGTTGTCGCTTCGAGCTTATACGCCTTATCCGTCGCCGCCGCATACAATCCTGCCGCCACCGTCAGCCCCTCATGCGCCAGCGGTTCGAGGAGGGCCATGGCTTGCGCTCGTTTTTGGTGCGAGGCAATGCCATAGAACGACACGTCGATATCCTTCGCGCAGCCATGGTGCTGAGGAATAGCATCGGGCACCACACACATCGTGAGCGGATGGGTCCGCTCGAATAATCGGCGATTGAAATGGAAGGCCCTGGCACAGTCCACAAAACGCCCCAACTTCGACGTCGAAGTCCAGCGGTACTCGCGTTTGAAATACGCCGCGAACTGGAATCGCGCATCCACTTCATGTCGAATACGCGAATCGTCCGCGCCGTCAATGTAGACGATGGGCGGGAGCGGAACCGCTTGGCTCAGCCGCTCCAGATTGGCAAGACAGTCAGACCGGTGCGAAGCAACACAGACCAGATCGAACGCCTTGTCCCGCAACAAATCGCAAATATCGGTTTCCGAATACCCGAGGTCTGGAACTTGCGGAAGGAACCACCGCTTATCTTCAGGTCTGTGAAAAATGTTCTTGGAGGGAAAATCGACCACCTGTTCCCGGCCTAATAACCTAACAAGACCAATATACAACGGATCGGAAACCAGGTCCTGGAGTTGATCAACGACAAATAGAATCTTCATGTCTTAGGATGGTTTTTCAGCCATCGCCTTGAGTTCTCCTCCATATCCAAGATGCCCAAGGACGAGACAACCCACACCCGCCACATGGCGCAACACGCTGCCATGTTTCCGTTGACTCTTTGCGACGTACTGAAAATAACAATCTGCGCTCCCCAGGAAAGACGACTTACTTGTGCTGGTCGTTGTCTTCACAGCCTGAAAGCCTGCCAATTCAAGGAGTCTCGCACTTGAGCGCCGATCGAAATGGAACAAATGCCGTGGAGGGTCCCAGGCAACCCACCAATCGCCGAACAATGCCGCTTCGGCACTCCCTGCGTTCGGGAGAAAAAGCAGTACCCGGCCTCCCGGCTTCAAGATTCGACGGGCCTCCTGAAGGGTGGCAACCGGATCAAACACATGCTCTAACGAATGACTGAAGTTCACGACGTCGAAATAATTGCTCTCAAATCCTGCCGTTAAGAGGTCGCCCTCCTTCACGTTCAATCCGACGCTCTGTGCCCGGCTGACGGCGACCGGGCTGAAATCCACCCCGTACACATCCCAGCCCTGCCCGCGAAGCTCTTGGAGCAGTCGCCCTGGGCCGCACCCGACGTCTAACAATCGCCCCTGGCCTTTGAACGGAAGAATATCGCGTCCAGCAAATCGCAAATGCCAATATTCCGGATAGAGCGCGATACGCCTGAGCAGCCGGACCACCCAGCTGCGGCTCGTGCCGGGATACCCGTAAAACTCTTCCCGAATCCCCTTCTTCATCACTTTCGACAACCGCTTAAACAAGCGATCCACCTTCGTCCGACTGGAGAGTTCGGCCGGGGGATAATACTCCGATGGATAATAGGCCTTGATCTCCTCTCGGGTCGGTCGCGGATTCAGATACGTGAACCCACAGGGACAGGTGATCAGAGTGAAGGTCTCATCCTTGACGTCAGCATTGCACGCACCGGTGGACGGAATGACTCGCGCCGTTCCACCAGTGGATCCACAGAGAATACAGGCAACCGTTTCCATCGTGTATGCGTCCTTCGTCAATCAGCGGCAGGCGGATTCGGATGTTCCGCTGCGGCGACCTAGTGGAATCAACCGTTGAATCCTGGCGAGCACCTCGCCAAGATCGATCTGTTTCATGCAATTCTCTTCTTCCCGCATGCAGGTTGGATGAAAACATGCGCGGCAATCAAGCCCCTTGTAGATGACCTCAGCCGGTCCGCCACGCGGTCCCCACTCATCGGGATTTGAGGGACCGAATAATGCCACCATCGGTGTGCCCACTGCTGCGGCAATATGCATGGCTCCACTGTCGTTTCCGACAAATAGCGCTGCGCGTTGTGCGATCGCGGCAAATTCCTTGAGCGTCGCCTGTCCCGCCAAACTGATCGGACGGCTTTTCGCCGCCACCTGAATGCGTTGTGCCAGTGCCTCGTCTTCCCGACTGC
Coding sequences within it:
- a CDS encoding radical SAM/SPASM domain-containing protein, with amino-acid sequence MNPTTGRLDAIQSRADGEAQRLKHMLDHMDTNRAYIHARALRGGDLDGRLLQEFRDRFRWYRESWRDLPRRAVEQKLTGSSFIDAGIPPLCVDIEVAALCDLACPFCYRQFIATPDKIMADELAFRLIDQAADLGVPSMKFNWRGEPLLHPRLPELIAHAKRRGILETIINTNATCLDEKTAEALIDAGLDLIIYSFDGGSKASYERMRPGRFKENSFDDVYCNIRRFANIRAAKGAVFPRTKIQMILTEETFTERDNFYLLFEDCVDDVSVKQYTERGGKLSGLDEPTRQRLGKALAGRNLSSDTPFFRDKDDKLFVATGRLPCEQPYQRLLITYDGRAGMCCYDWGAQHPVGYADKLTIELGESEYTGIVERARAGGKGFIQLKAVDMPKQYNRLSPVVQTLSEIWTGHEIDAVRTAHVEGRVGDIDICKACPFKETYRWEAIEE
- a CDS encoding class I SAM-dependent methyltransferase, translating into MPSKFDACPYCNSLQYEVVLEVLNPELDTYSTLIGVTFPPPVCYYECSSCGLTYRNQTFTAVEASALYQSAYRNHILKKNTADEYFNKVIGIPAAESELDAKISHLNSLIRGKSVRTAVDIGCGVGAFMYKLHASNPGISVFGIEPTTDFAIVASSRNDTEVLNKPYDGFDLSGYDLVSCIHVLEHTEQPWTFISALNRNMRPNAYLYIETPSTEDIVALPADHDRFMSPHNYLFSKKFMQARFAETDFAILDIGYAGTHRGKVDLRIFAVRK
- a CDS encoding ABC transporter ATP-binding protein, translated to MIKTFRKLLDLLAPHERRRAVLLLGMILVMAFLEVGGVASIVPFMAVLANPEVIETNAILARIYDMFGFTDRQAFLHFTGVMVFMALLVSITFKALVTYVQLRFTMMREYSIGRRLVAGYLNQPYAWFLNRHSADLGKTVLSEVNKVIGGAMIPMMQLVAQSAVVLMLLMLLLAADPWLALVVGGVLGLAYGVILKLMRGYLSRIGSECLEANKMRFTVVSEAFGGIKEIKVGGLEESYIQRFARPAKIFAGHQASSQIIAQLPRFVLEALAFGSMVLVVLYIMAGTGGIAKALPIIALYAFAGYRLMPALQQIYVSITALRFAGPSLNALHADLIALAPKQPSYVQVAQFILNQAITLKEITYTYPNAAQPALVDLNITIPARSTIGLVGTTGSGKTTTVDLILGLLDPSSGTLAVDGTVIGPENRRQWQRVIGYVPQHIYLADDTVAANIAFGVAPEQIDQNAVANAARIANLHDFVTNELPHGYATTVGERGVRLSGGQRQRIGIARALYNNPQVLILDEATSALDNLTEQAVMDAVHNLGKKVTIILIAHRLTTVRECDQIYLLRHGRVVGQGRHDELMEENETFRAMKAR
- a CDS encoding class I SAM-dependent methyltransferase, translated to MSDEILRRHQMVWQEKPLLRMLYGEWYREIAGWLQPGRTLEVGGGTGNLKEFAPSVVCTDIVSLPWLDAVVDAQRLPFTSGSFANIVLVDTMHHLENIRYFFDEALRILQPGGRIIIMDPYISVCSWPVYHFLHPEPVDFSQDPLTLSPMKAGRKPFDANQAIATILFERSSRRFHELYPSLRKLRHHRLAFFAYPLSGGFDHPSLMSTWMALPLLALERLLGVLSRYLAFRLLVVLEKGSTRGDF
- a CDS encoding glycosyltransferase, with amino-acid sequence MLKKQAIRDRFDRLASERESWQWRASCYYNDQRRYLRFLIPEGLRVLEIGCGLGDQLAALKPQRGLGIDLSEAMVREATRRHPELEFLVGDGEALALDETFDVILLVDLVGHVLDVEATLKQLRRCCTPTTRIVIAYYNFLWEPVLRLLEQVDLKMPQEEQSWLSPADIRNLLRLADFEVVKAERRLLMPLGIPILSSIANRFLAYFPGLTHLCLCHYMVARMRTVAAHEPQTVTVVIPCRNEKGNIEAAVARLPSFGRHQEVIFVDGHSTDGTPDEIQRVIAQYPEKDITLLVQDGKGKGDAVRKGFTHATGDILMILDADLTMPPEDLPKFYEAITSGKGEFINGSRLVYPMEHEAMRYLNLLGNKFFSMAFSWLLGERIKDTLCGTKVLFRRDYERIVANRSYFGEFDPFGDFDLLFGASKLNLKILEVPIRYQERTYGTTNIHRFTHGWLLLKMTVYGFFRLKAV